A window of the Pyrinomonadaceae bacterium genome harbors these coding sequences:
- a CDS encoding P-loop NTPase fold protein — MWSDIETTTDFLNFAGVADTVAEIIVQARGRPISIGVSGAWGSGKSSMIKLTRQSLTNRHSEEEDREFIFVEFNAWLYQGYDDARAALMDVIATKLQEEAHNRERGVDKAKDLLKRVNWLRAAKLVGGSAVALSLGLPPVGLLGELWSLGNRAIGAGVNEALINEGQSKVGEVAAAGTGLLKPKAEISPPKEIQALRDTFEETLDELGVTLVVLIDDLDRCLPPTTIATLEAIRLFLFLRNTAFVIAADNEMIKHAVRQHFEGINDDVLVTNYFDKLIQVPIRVPPLGTQEVRAYIMLLFVENSDLADDIKEQIRAGVCAQLRQTWQGKRVDRAFIQTLHNNLPDELVGKFDTADRLAPMMTTATGIIGNPRLIKRFLNALAIRMTISNAQGVGVDEAVLAKMLLFERLGRPEAYAELIKAVSANEQGQPLFLAEWEEKANAGAALSLKEPWNDPFVQEWLIVPPRLAEQDLRGALYVSREHAPLITPEDRLSSESVELLTALLQHPDMAESVKDRLARVPRAEITIIMDRLLDRARKEQEWGVPPILEACLVVSQADPPQGARLAAFLRDRPPAQIQPNIVPKIGDETWAETVFSAWQSAAVSRPVKTAMRRRSENGDV; from the coding sequence ATGTGGTCTGATATAGAAACCACAACAGATTTTCTAAATTTTGCGGGTGTCGCTGATACCGTCGCGGAGATAATTGTACAGGCGCGCGGTCGGCCAATTTCGATCGGCGTGTCTGGTGCCTGGGGCTCAGGCAAGTCGTCGATGATAAAACTCACGCGGCAATCCTTAACAAACCGGCATTCAGAAGAAGAGGATCGGGAATTCATTTTCGTTGAGTTCAATGCTTGGCTGTACCAAGGGTACGACGATGCACGAGCAGCGCTGATGGACGTGATTGCCACCAAACTTCAGGAGGAAGCCCATAACCGCGAGCGGGGAGTTGATAAGGCCAAAGACCTTTTGAAGCGGGTTAACTGGCTTCGTGCTGCCAAACTTGTGGGAGGCTCGGCCGTTGCCCTCTCGCTAGGATTACCGCCGGTTGGGCTTCTGGGAGAACTCTGGTCACTTGGGAATAGGGCTATTGGCGCCGGCGTAAATGAGGCGTTGATAAATGAGGGTCAGTCGAAGGTAGGCGAGGTTGCTGCAGCGGGGACAGGACTGCTAAAACCCAAAGCCGAAATCTCGCCCCCAAAAGAGATCCAGGCACTTCGAGACACTTTTGAAGAAACGTTGGACGAGCTTGGAGTGACTCTCGTGGTGTTGATTGATGATCTTGATCGATGCTTACCACCCACGACAATTGCGACGCTGGAAGCGATCCGTCTTTTTCTGTTTCTGCGCAACACCGCATTTGTGATTGCCGCCGACAATGAAATGATCAAGCACGCTGTGCGGCAACACTTTGAAGGAATCAACGATGATGTTCTTGTCACCAACTATTTTGACAAGCTAATCCAAGTTCCAATTAGGGTCCCTCCGCTCGGCACTCAAGAAGTGCGTGCTTACATAATGCTGCTATTCGTTGAAAATAGTGACTTAGCAGACGATATCAAAGAGCAGATTCGTGCCGGCGTGTGCGCACAGTTAAGGCAAACTTGGCAGGGCAAACGCGTGGATCGGGCCTTTATTCAGACGTTACACAACAATCTGCCAGACGAACTTGTCGGAAAATTCGACACCGCGGATCGGCTTGCGCCTATGATGACCACGGCTACAGGCATTATTGGAAATCCGCGCTTGATTAAGCGATTCTTGAATGCCCTTGCCATCCGAATGACTATTTCTAACGCGCAAGGAGTCGGCGTCGATGAGGCTGTCCTGGCTAAAATGCTTTTGTTTGAGCGACTCGGTCGACCCGAAGCGTACGCTGAACTCATAAAGGCTGTGAGCGCAAACGAACAAGGACAACCTCTCTTTTTGGCGGAATGGGAGGAGAAGGCAAACGCTGGTGCAGCGCTGTCGTTAAAGGAACCGTGGAATGATCCATTTGTTCAGGAATGGCTCATCGTCCCGCCCCGTCTGGCAGAGCAGGATCTTCGGGGCGCGCTTTACGTCAGTCGTGAGCATGCTCCACTTATTACGCCTGAAGATCGTCTTTCGTCAGAATCGGTGGAGTTGCTCACCGCGTTACTCCAACATCCAGACATGGCAGAGAGTGTCAAGGACCGATTAGCTCGCGTTCCTCGGGCCGAAATCACGATCATAATGGACCGACTGCTTGATCGCGCGCGCAAAGAACAAGAGTGGGGGGTGCCGCCTATTTTGGAAGCTTGTCTAGTTGTGTCACAGGCGGATCCACCACAGGGTGCTCGGCTAGCAGCATTCTTGCGGGATCGACCACCGGCACAGATCCAACCGAACATTGTGCCAAAGATAGGTGACGAAACCTGGGCAGAGACCGTCTTCAGCGCGTGGCAATCAGCCGCTGTTTCGCGTCCGGTAAAAACGGCAATGCGGCGAAGGAGCGAAAATGGGGACGTCTAG
- the qatB gene encoding Qat anti-phage system associated protein QatB, with protein MGTSSSSGGPPSGVPMVPPWVPDIPSDETPGAGLPQAPAPTPSPTPTIAPPNRFGGARRNLGDFARSGDANSLRRGVGSYVRSGYGGAGTAVRRFGGAVSTAGMLYDALALDAADQPVTAGTRIDPVLLRGKTAREVMDAVIEAVQPVDGTQDAEAGRAAIGDALSELLTRFPEADLLNLNDEERMFAVERYVAFDVFRRFDLDLGKTIRDKAPSAATALSRLKQVRDYIKETVAAAFRRLRQAATGVTSRRMEHLVRDALRAAFDVFEAYAS; from the coding sequence ATGGGGACGTCTAGTTCTAGTGGGGGGCCTCCATCTGGCGTGCCCATGGTGCCCCCGTGGGTTCCTGATATCCCGAGCGACGAGACACCCGGCGCTGGCTTACCGCAAGCTCCCGCGCCTACACCTAGCCCAACACCGACAATTGCGCCGCCGAACCGCTTCGGTGGAGCTCGCCGAAACTTGGGAGATTTCGCCCGAAGTGGCGATGCCAACAGTCTGCGGAGAGGAGTCGGTAGTTATGTCCGCTCTGGCTACGGCGGAGCGGGCACCGCTGTTCGACGTTTTGGAGGGGCAGTGTCGACTGCGGGAATGCTTTATGACGCTCTCGCGCTTGATGCAGCGGACCAGCCGGTTACAGCGGGAACTCGAATCGATCCGGTGCTTTTGAGAGGGAAGACTGCAAGAGAAGTCATGGATGCTGTGATTGAAGCTGTTCAGCCGGTAGACGGAACGCAGGATGCGGAAGCAGGCCGAGCAGCAATCGGCGACGCGCTCTCCGAGTTACTTACGCGATTCCCTGAAGCCGATCTTTTGAATCTCAACGATGAGGAGCGAATGTTTGCAGTAGAGCGTTACGTGGCGTTTGATGTATTCCGTCGATTTGACTTAGATCTTGGTAAGACAATTCGTGATAAGGCACCGAGCGCCGCTACTGCACTTTCTCGTCTCAAGCAAGTGCGCGATTATATAAAAGAGACCGTGGCGGCTGCGTTCAGGAGACTGCGCCAAGCCGCCACGGGTGTGACGTCCAGGCGCATGGAGCACCTCGTCCGAGATGCCTTGCGTGCGGCTTTTGATGTTTTTGAGGCGTATGCTTCATGA
- a CDS encoding helix-turn-helix domain-containing protein — translation METNTSNQLQINPNLELKRAKYTIEDVQQLCGGISRSTVMREIRRKRLACYRARRTLRFSEEHITKYLERVEQGVR, via the coding sequence ATGGAAACGAACACTTCTAACCAACTGCAGATTAACCCGAATCTTGAGCTCAAGCGGGCGAAGTACACCATTGAAGATGTACAGCAGCTCTGTGGCGGCATCTCCCGGTCTACGGTCATGCGTGAGATCCGACGTAAACGATTGGCCTGTTACCGCGCACGTCGAACGTTGCGCTTCTCCGAAGAACACATCACGAAATATTTGGAGAGAGTTGAGCAAGGGGTAAGATGA
- a CDS encoding OsmC family protein, with product MAKRTASAVWTGTLKEGNGKVKLGSGAFEGQYSFASRFEEGTGTNPEELIGAAHAGCFSMALAAGLTKAGHNPTRISTNANVSLEKVGEGFKITTIEITTEGEVPGIDEQTFLAAAEAAKTNCPVSQALAGTEIKLNATLIKSAAA from the coding sequence ATGGCGAAACGCACAGCAAGCGCAGTTTGGACAGGCACGCTCAAAGAAGGGAACGGCAAAGTAAAACTCGGTAGTGGAGCATTCGAAGGTCAGTACTCCTTCGCATCGCGGTTTGAAGAAGGCACGGGGACGAATCCCGAAGAGTTAATCGGCGCGGCGCATGCCGGATGCTTTTCGATGGCTCTGGCGGCGGGCTTGACGAAGGCCGGTCACAATCCCACCCGTATCAGCACGAACGCGAACGTCAGCCTCGAGAAGGTTGGCGAAGGATTCAAGATTACGACGATTGAAATCACAACCGAAGGCGAAGTGCCGGGAATTGACGAGCAGACCTTTCTCGCTGCCGCGGAAGCGGCGAAGACGAATTGTCCTGTGTCGCAGGCGCTCGCGGGTACGGAGATTAAATTGAATGCGACGCTGATCAAATCGGCCGCGGCGTGA
- a CDS encoding sigma-70 family RNA polymerase sigma factor: MARERFRELLLQNAPEAEWQALFTEHPYVLSRSLPLRLSPTDIVPLGRPGQSEADFIFYQRSKALITGYGVIELKRPDSRVLTSPRNDIVILTREADTAIRQASHYARALKLPERAIFLGASQHLFVIMGLSSHLTKTISSEFVRNQTGGLVPMGCQILPYDELLRRFESSIPDRLLVLAPLIPQSSTAGVSPGDGRTEGLTNLLDTIRDSGTHLESLLDYATRRARQLARDFGDETVDYESISQEALLLVLQSQTKIPDERGLLDRVIAREIRDARRHSPHERSHVPLEVLSEGRTFGDYIDLSIFGEFERQQKSVDLWDAVGRLPSDLAHIVQLVVLGGFDVREIAQILDLSPRNVRRKYEQAIVQLNALLRAGRDGY, translated from the coding sequence TTGGCCAGAGAGCGGTTTCGAGAACTTTTACTGCAAAACGCACCTGAAGCCGAATGGCAGGCACTCTTCACTGAACACCCGTACGTACTTTCCCGTAGCCTCCCTCTCCGTCTTTCTCCTACGGACATAGTTCCCCTAGGCCGGCCAGGACAGAGCGAAGCTGACTTCATCTTCTACCAACGCAGCAAAGCCCTCATCACTGGATACGGGGTTATCGAGCTTAAACGTCCTGATTCCCGGGTGCTAACATCGCCGCGCAACGATATCGTTATTCTTACCCGAGAAGCGGACACTGCCATCCGACAGGCCAGCCACTATGCCCGAGCGTTAAAGCTCCCTGAGCGCGCGATTTTCCTCGGCGCATCTCAGCACCTATTCGTGATTATGGGTTTGTCTTCACACCTTACCAAGACTATCAGCTCCGAGTTTGTGCGTAATCAAACCGGTGGACTCGTACCTATGGGTTGTCAGATCCTACCTTACGACGAACTCTTGCGTCGCTTCGAATCTTCGATTCCTGACAGGCTGCTCGTTTTGGCGCCACTCATTCCACAGTCAAGCACCGCCGGCGTTTCGCCCGGAGATGGCCGTACCGAAGGCCTAACGAACCTCTTAGATACTATTAGAGACTCCGGCACCCACTTAGAATCGCTGCTTGATTACGCTACGCGACGGGCACGCCAATTGGCGCGAGATTTCGGCGACGAAACCGTGGATTATGAGAGCATTTCACAGGAAGCATTACTGCTGGTCCTGCAGAGCCAGACAAAGATCCCTGATGAAAGGGGCCTATTAGATAGAGTCATCGCTAGGGAGATTCGTGACGCTAGGCGGCACAGCCCGCATGAACGGTCCCACGTTCCACTCGAAGTCCTGTCCGAAGGCAGAACGTTTGGTGACTATATAGACTTATCGATTTTTGGTGAGTTTGAACGGCAACAGAAATCAGTCGACCTGTGGGACGCTGTCGGTCGTCTTCCTTCTGACCTAGCACATATAGTACAACTGGTGGTTCTTGGTGGATTTGATGTCCGAGAAATCGCGCAGATACTTGACCTGAGTCCTCGAAACGTGCGGCGAAAGTACGAGCAGGCTATCGTTCAACTAAACGCACTTCTTCGTGCCGGCCGTGACGGATACTAA
- a CDS encoding XRE family transcriptional regulator, with the protein MTIGVSGFVGERLTEAREARGIMTKSALADLLDLSVKAVSHYESNAMKPRHEMVMRMAEQLKVKESFFFIPIPRKISNPVFWRSRHAATKTSRITAERKLNWAKWIADEYLKQFLELPPVNLPTREELAIPDDPFLLTDRDVEEITLKLRRFWGLGMLPIDDLTRELENNGILVTYGDLASGRLDAFSNVSEFDKSFHIFLGTDDSTAVRSRLDAAHELGHLILHSHLSKKYLEDKDKTKKHSLVEHQAFRFASAFLMPADSFRADVWMTSLEALLSLKERWKVSVKAMIMRCSQLGMIDEDQTRRLYIYYNRRWKHAEPKDDIMPFESPRLMKDCFDMIIDANIKTKAEILHELPYKQRDIEKLMNLPEGYFDPNFGNVRHLPTLKLVAQPTNAERGANVVDFEPKKPA; encoded by the coding sequence TTGACCATTGGTGTAAGTGGATTTGTCGGCGAACGGCTGACGGAAGCAAGAGAAGCCAGGGGAATCATGACTAAGTCTGCACTTGCGGACTTACTCGATCTCAGCGTTAAAGCTGTGAGTCATTATGAAAGCAATGCAATGAAGCCCCGTCATGAGATGGTCATGCGAATGGCAGAGCAACTGAAAGTTAAGGAATCCTTTTTCTTTATTCCGATCCCTCGCAAGATTAGCAATCCGGTGTTTTGGCGTTCGCGACATGCCGCTACGAAGACGAGTCGCATCACTGCAGAGCGCAAACTAAATTGGGCAAAGTGGATCGCTGACGAATATCTAAAGCAGTTTCTTGAATTGCCTCCCGTGAATCTTCCAACACGAGAGGAACTTGCGATCCCTGACGATCCGTTTTTACTCACGGATCGTGACGTTGAAGAGATCACGCTGAAGCTTAGGCGGTTTTGGGGATTAGGTATGCTGCCTATCGACGATCTGACTCGCGAATTAGAGAACAACGGGATCTTGGTGACTTATGGCGATCTCGCATCTGGCAGGCTAGATGCCTTTTCAAACGTTTCTGAATTTGACAAGTCTTTTCATATCTTTTTGGGGACTGACGATAGCACGGCCGTGCGTTCGCGTTTGGATGCCGCTCATGAACTTGGACATTTGATTTTGCATTCGCACCTTAGCAAGAAGTACTTGGAAGATAAGGACAAGACGAAAAAACACTCTCTAGTTGAGCATCAAGCGTTTCGATTCGCTTCGGCTTTTCTGATGCCTGCCGATTCTTTCCGTGCTGATGTGTGGATGACATCCCTAGAGGCGTTGTTATCGCTGAAGGAACGATGGAAGGTCTCGGTCAAAGCGATGATTATGCGGTGTAGCCAGCTGGGAATGATTGACGAAGATCAAACGCGGAGACTCTATATCTACTATAACCGCCGATGGAAACACGCCGAACCGAAAGATGACATTATGCCTTTCGAAAGCCCGCGTCTGATGAAAGACTGCTTTGACATGATCATAGACGCAAACATTAAGACGAAAGCAGAAATACTGCATGAGCTACCTTACAAGCAGCGCGACATAGAAAAGCTTATGAACCTCCCGGAGGGATACTTCGATCCTAATTTCGGCAATGTTAGGCATCTTCCCACCTTGAAGCTAGTTGCACAGCCGACAAACGCCGAGAGGGGCGCAAACGTTGTCGATTTCGAGCCAAAGAAACCAGCCTAG
- the qatC gene encoding Qat anti-phage system QueC-like protein QatC yields the protein MKLICTPNTSSFPNEDSALKICLFGNADASQNGSVGAAVFREIFRKKLAGEARAWDLLSLALSVVTADLAGHRSRTETGWTRDFELEVAVGDPEFWNTQTATIKKALDFLTTDRWRIHFIGGGARPPQPNEPIQPDEDSVVLLSGGLDSLVGAIDLSASGKKPFAVSQTVRGDAEKQVSFARNIGGGLRHLQLNHNAIVPDPEEPPSQRARSLNFIAYGIFVATTLASYRRGEMVTLYVCENGFIAINPPLTGARLGSLSTRTMNPVFLRLVQSLIDSAGLRVRIENPYQLMTKGEMLSACANQSLLEAHASLSTSCGRFMRYGYKHCGRCMPCQIRRAAFRAWGFTDSTEYIYEDLGRDDADYAGFDDVRSAAMAIAEVESIGLDDWLGVTLSSTLLGDVSSLKAVVSRGLAELAALHHAYGVR from the coding sequence ATGAAACTTATTTGTACTCCCAACACATCCTCATTTCCGAATGAAGATAGTGCTCTTAAAATTTGTCTCTTCGGAAATGCAGACGCATCGCAAAACGGAAGTGTGGGCGCCGCAGTTTTTCGCGAGATCTTTCGTAAGAAGCTTGCGGGTGAGGCACGCGCTTGGGATCTACTCTCACTTGCTCTTTCCGTTGTAACAGCGGATCTTGCGGGCCATCGTTCTCGGACGGAAACGGGGTGGACGCGTGACTTTGAACTCGAAGTAGCCGTTGGTGATCCCGAGTTTTGGAATACTCAGACTGCTACGATCAAGAAAGCGCTGGATTTTTTGACTACCGACCGTTGGAGGATTCACTTCATTGGTGGCGGCGCACGCCCTCCGCAACCCAACGAACCCATTCAACCCGACGAAGATAGCGTCGTCCTATTATCAGGGGGGCTGGACAGCTTGGTAGGCGCGATTGATCTGTCCGCGTCTGGCAAGAAACCATTCGCGGTGAGTCAAACTGTCCGAGGCGACGCAGAAAAACAGGTGAGCTTTGCAAGGAACATAGGTGGAGGGTTGCGACATCTCCAGCTAAACCATAATGCGATTGTGCCGGACCCAGAGGAACCGCCATCGCAGCGGGCACGTTCACTCAATTTCATCGCGTACGGCATCTTTGTAGCGACAACGCTCGCTTCCTACCGTCGCGGAGAAATGGTGACTCTGTATGTTTGTGAGAATGGTTTCATTGCAATCAATCCGCCATTAACAGGTGCTCGTTTAGGGAGTTTGAGCACCCGCACTATGAATCCTGTCTTTCTGCGGCTAGTTCAGAGCCTAATCGACTCTGCCGGACTGAGGGTCCGTATTGAGAATCCGTACCAGCTAATGACTAAGGGTGAAATGCTTAGCGCTTGCGCGAACCAGTCACTGCTAGAGGCCCATGCCTCCTTGTCGACAAGTTGTGGTCGCTTTATGCGGTACGGCTATAAACATTGTGGCCGGTGCATGCCGTGTCAGATTCGACGCGCTGCTTTCCGGGCCTGGGGGTTTACTGATTCGACCGAGTACATATATGAGGATCTCGGAAGAGACGACGCGGATTATGCCGGCTTTGATGATGTCCGCTCGGCAGCTATGGCCATTGCTGAAGTTGAATCGATAGGTCTCGACGACTGGCTTGGCGTCACCTTAAGTTCGACATTGCTGGGTGACGTATCTTCGTTGAAAGCAGTAGTGAGTCGCGGACTTGCCGAACTGGCGGCACTCCACCATGCGTACGGTGTTAGATGA
- a CDS encoding serine/threonine-protein kinase, translated as MNPTATQLNLLREIEGGKRAFQANSRSEEDEKAFQPQAEELIELGEDGYLSSCAPNRETSTGRAYIDFVFVGGLTAKGRRKLQELAATERNGEESADFSCSACHNSLRPSALFCDKCGFRLTMTEDATLKMPTDKSATGTDSLIGTILRDTYQIISEIGSGAMGRVYRGRNIRLETDIAIKVIDKRHLSDASAILRFEREAKMAASIRHPNVIVIHDLGKTAQPDARLFIVMELAEGESLKAILQRARRLDLETTNVLLKQICAAVGAAHEKGVIHRDIKPDNIMVSQTGAVKVLDFGLAKLFNSPNQPAITYVGTLVGTPVYMSPEQCRVEELDSRSDVYGLATIAYEMLTGRPPFEGPDVIRQHQLDDPPHFDSHLGVPPLVEEVVMRGLSKRREDRQANATVFGEELRAAFEAVIKIRPDSDLADTVEDARSTIVDSEPAIAISGDKIDTVSKLEDYLLDPNTIKRACRLIESTVEQLAKDLAEINASPVATDQTQDGVLHLMTTYERASALAVCLYTHAANDGEPTVTEALVRGLTLVGHIPRIKNAREEPQLYSALLLTYAAGLAAVSGKRLQTAVSLLRTKIRTRTYGKGQLAAYVLNPYRIFDKQIVQSIENHHTPINKHLFTVLREPLKRVIRVDAEYDETFLLFEYLLALVSAQAHEQVWENAVAPDGSYLWESNLRQRPYVFEITDNELQRQGESWPWFKAGIFAGSFAEFLEFKKKVDESIKRDIRHKYSAIAL; from the coding sequence ATGAACCCCACAGCGACTCAACTCAATCTGCTGCGCGAAATAGAGGGCGGCAAGAGAGCCTTTCAGGCAAACAGCAGGTCGGAAGAAGATGAGAAAGCCTTCCAACCTCAAGCGGAGGAATTAATTGAGCTTGGCGAAGACGGTTATCTCAGTAGTTGTGCACCAAATCGCGAAACGAGTACGGGGAGAGCCTACATTGATTTCGTATTCGTTGGCGGCTTAACCGCGAAGGGAAGGAGAAAACTTCAAGAACTAGCAGCGACGGAACGCAATGGCGAAGAGTCCGCCGACTTCTCTTGTTCGGCATGCCACAACTCATTGCGACCGTCAGCCCTATTTTGTGACAAATGCGGGTTTCGTTTGACCATGACCGAGGACGCAACTTTGAAGATGCCGACCGATAAATCAGCTACGGGAACTGACTCGCTGATTGGAACGATTCTGCGGGACACTTATCAAATAATCTCAGAAATCGGCAGCGGCGCAATGGGTCGAGTCTACCGCGGTCGAAACATTCGATTGGAAACCGACATAGCAATTAAAGTTATTGACAAACGCCATTTGTCCGACGCAAGCGCGATTCTCCGATTCGAGCGTGAGGCTAAGATGGCGGCTAGTATTAGACATCCGAATGTGATCGTCATTCACGATTTGGGAAAAACCGCCCAGCCGGACGCGCGCCTTTTCATTGTGATGGAACTCGCTGAAGGGGAGTCTCTAAAGGCGATCCTTCAGAGAGCAAGACGGCTCGATTTGGAAACAACCAATGTCCTCCTGAAACAAATCTGCGCCGCGGTAGGTGCTGCGCATGAAAAAGGAGTCATTCACCGCGACATAAAGCCAGATAACATCATGGTCTCGCAAACAGGAGCAGTGAAAGTTCTCGACTTTGGTTTAGCGAAACTATTTAACTCACCCAACCAACCAGCGATTACCTACGTAGGCACTCTCGTAGGCACTCCTGTTTATATGTCACCGGAACAGTGCCGCGTCGAAGAGTTGGACTCTCGCTCGGATGTTTATGGCCTCGCGACTATAGCGTATGAGATGTTAACCGGTCGTCCTCCTTTTGAGGGTCCTGATGTTATTCGACAGCATCAGCTTGATGACCCACCACATTTTGATTCACACCTTGGTGTTCCTCCGTTAGTTGAAGAAGTTGTTATGAGAGGACTTTCGAAAAGAAGGGAAGATCGCCAAGCAAATGCCACCGTGTTTGGAGAAGAATTGCGAGCAGCGTTTGAAGCGGTCATCAAAATACGTCCCGATTCTGACCTCGCAGACACCGTTGAAGATGCGAGATCTACTATTGTTGACAGTGAGCCAGCGATCGCAATCTCCGGTGACAAGATCGACACGGTGTCGAAGCTGGAAGATTACCTATTGGATCCGAACACGATTAAACGGGCTTGCCGCTTAATCGAAAGTACGGTGGAGCAACTGGCAAAAGATTTGGCCGAGATCAATGCTTCGCCAGTCGCAACGGATCAAACCCAAGACGGTGTACTTCATTTAATGACGACTTACGAACGCGCCTCAGCCTTAGCAGTGTGTCTCTATACGCACGCCGCGAACGACGGTGAACCAACCGTAACTGAGGCACTTGTACGAGGCCTAACGCTAGTCGGGCACATACCAAGGATTAAGAATGCGCGTGAGGAACCGCAGTTATATTCGGCGCTGCTGCTAACTTACGCGGCAGGTCTCGCAGCCGTTTCAGGAAAAAGGTTGCAGACGGCGGTTTCATTATTGAGAACAAAGATTCGAACGAGAACTTATGGGAAAGGTCAACTTGCAGCCTATGTTCTGAACCCTTATCGCATATTTGATAAGCAAATAGTTCAGTCAATCGAAAACCATCATACGCCGATAAACAAACACCTGTTTACAGTTTTGCGCGAGCCTTTGAAGCGAGTTATTAGGGTGGATGCCGAGTATGATGAAACGTTCCTTCTTTTTGAATATCTATTAGCCCTCGTCAGTGCTCAAGCGCATGAGCAGGTTTGGGAAAATGCCGTTGCGCCTGACGGAAGCTACCTCTGGGAGTCGAATCTAAGGCAGCGGCCCTATGTGTTTGAAATAACTGACAACGAATTACAACGTCAAGGAGAGTCGTGGCCGTGGTTTAAAGCCGGAATCTTCGCCGGAAGTTTCGCCGAATTCTTGGAGTTCAAGAAAAAAGTTGACGAAAGCATCAAACGAGATATTCGTCACAAATACTCGGCAATTGCACTCTGA
- the msrB gene encoding peptide-methionine (R)-S-oxide reductase MsrB, giving the protein MIKTDAEWKAQLTPEQYNVLREKGTEYAGTSPYTDLHDKGTFECAGCGLPLFSSEQKFDSGTGWPSFWAPIKKENVIEEVDKSLGMTRTEVLCAQCDGHLGHLFDDGPKPTGLRYCMNGVALKFVKE; this is encoded by the coding sequence GTGATCAAGACAGACGCGGAGTGGAAGGCCCAATTAACGCCGGAGCAGTACAACGTTTTGCGTGAGAAGGGGACTGAGTATGCCGGCACGAGTCCTTATACCGACCTCCACGACAAAGGCACGTTCGAATGCGCCGGATGCGGGTTGCCGCTGTTCAGTTCGGAACAAAAGTTTGATTCGGGCACGGGCTGGCCGAGTTTCTGGGCGCCGATCAAGAAAGAGAACGTGATCGAAGAAGTCGATAAGAGCCTTGGCATGACGCGCACCGAAGTCCTGTGCGCGCAGTGCGACGGCCATCTGGGACACTTGTTTGACGACGGACCAAAGCCGACGGGGCTGCGCTATTGCATGAATGGTGTGGCGCTCAAGTTTGTGAAGGAGTGA
- a CDS encoding RNA-binding protein has translation MSMKLYVGNLAFETTGDDLKTLFAEAGTVESVSLIEDRETGRSRGFGFVEMQTKEEGTAAVEKFNGTEFGGRPLKVNEAKPRENRTQRYSGGGSGY, from the coding sequence ATGTCTATGAAACTATATGTTGGTAATCTCGCGTTCGAAACGACGGGCGACGATCTGAAAACACTGTTCGCGGAAGCGGGCACGGTCGAAAGCGTCTCGTTGATTGAAGATCGCGAAACTGGTCGCTCACGCGGCTTCGGGTTTGTCGAAATGCAGACCAAAGAAGAAGGTACGGCGGCAGTTGAGAAATTCAACGGCACCGAGTTCGGCGGACGCCCGCTTAAGGTCAATGAGGCCAAGCCGCGCGAAAATCGCACGCAGCGTTACAGCGGCGGCGGCTCGGGCTACTAA